The following are encoded in a window of Nocardioides houyundeii genomic DNA:
- a CDS encoding MerR family transcriptional regulator, translated as MAEPMHETAAVAADAARGLLTLDELTARVGMSVRNIRFYTTKGLVPPPIRRGRSGYYSADHVARLELVQELQSHGFTLAAIERYVAGIPADASAEDVALHRTMLAPWMAEMPVEMTRAELCGRAGRELTEDDLSTLEALNIVLPATRGRFRVAVSQLSVGLGLLELGYPVEAARAASELYARHGREIAHELYELFRTMVWPKYKESGMTPDRLKEVVERLKPLSVAALVSAYEAAMDETKREGIRKRAR; from the coding sequence GTGGCAGAACCGATGCACGAGACCGCTGCGGTGGCCGCCGACGCCGCCCGCGGCCTGCTCACCCTCGACGAGCTCACGGCCCGGGTCGGCATGAGCGTGCGCAACATCCGCTTCTACACCACCAAGGGCCTGGTGCCGCCGCCGATCCGGCGCGGCCGTTCCGGCTACTACTCCGCCGACCACGTCGCGCGGCTGGAGCTGGTCCAGGAGCTGCAGAGCCACGGGTTCACCCTGGCCGCCATCGAGCGGTACGTCGCGGGCATCCCGGCCGACGCCAGCGCCGAGGACGTCGCGCTGCACCGCACCATGCTCGCCCCGTGGATGGCCGAGATGCCGGTGGAGATGACCCGCGCCGAGCTCTGCGGCCGGGCGGGCCGGGAGCTGACCGAGGACGACCTGTCCACCCTGGAGGCCCTCAACATCGTGCTGCCGGCCACCCGGGGCCGGTTCCGGGTCGCGGTCTCCCAGCTCTCCGTCGGCCTGGGGCTGCTCGAGCTCGGCTACCCGGTCGAGGCCGCCCGGGCCGCGAGCGAGCTCTACGCCCGCCACGGACGCGAGATCGCCCACGAGCTCTACGAGCTGTTCCGCACCATGGTCTGGCCCAAGTACAAGGAGTCGGGCATGACCCCGGACCGGCTCAAGGAGGTCGTGGAGCGCCTCAAGCCGCTCTCGGTCGCCGCCCTGGTCTCGGCGTACGAGGCGGCGATGGACGAGACCAAGCGCGAAGGCATCCGCAAGCGCGCCCGCTGA
- a CDS encoding pyridoxamine 5'-phosphate oxidase family protein → MIGDESFVQLDEAECWEFLRSHEFGRMAYHLVEEVHIAPVNYAVDHDTLLFRTAEGSKLLGVVMNPDVAFEVDEYDDRQAVSVIIRGVARKLEEDEEHRAENVPLRPWVKSLKYNVVEVRPTEISGRRFPLAKPWTHMRPDPE, encoded by the coding sequence ATGATCGGTGATGAGTCCTTTGTCCAGCTCGACGAAGCCGAGTGCTGGGAGTTCCTGCGCAGCCACGAGTTCGGCCGGATGGCGTACCACCTCGTGGAGGAGGTGCACATCGCCCCGGTCAACTACGCCGTCGACCACGACACCCTGCTCTTCCGCACCGCGGAGGGCAGCAAGCTGCTGGGCGTGGTGATGAACCCCGACGTCGCCTTCGAGGTCGACGAGTACGACGACCGGCAGGCGGTCAGCGTCATCATCCGCGGGGTCGCCCGCAAGCTGGAGGAGGACGAGGAGCACCGTGCCGAGAACGTCCCGCTGCGGCCCTGGGTGAAGTCGCTGAAGTACAACGTGGTCGAGGTGCGGCCGACCGAGATCAGCGGCCGCCGCTTCCCGCTGGCCAAGCCCTGGACGCACATGCGGCCCGACCCGGAGTGA
- a CDS encoding SDR family oxidoreductase — translation MTQPSPRKTILITGASSGLGAEMARQFADAGHALALCARRTDRLEELRADIQAAHPGHPVSIRALDVNDHDRVFEVFGSFAEELTAEGRTLDRVIVNAGLGKGAPLGTGRFDANRETAMTNFVGALAQTEAAMEIFRAQEHGHLVMISSISAVRGMPKSMATYAATKAGVAHLAEGLRAELHGSAIKVSVIYPGYIASEMNQTGPSATPPPLMASTRRGVRSMVRAIEAERPSTAVPRVPWGPMSVLIKHAPLPLFRKLV, via the coding sequence ATGACTCAGCCGTCCCCCCGCAAGACCATCCTGATCACCGGCGCCAGCAGCGGGCTGGGGGCTGAGATGGCCCGTCAGTTCGCCGACGCCGGCCACGCGCTCGCGCTCTGCGCCCGGCGTACCGACCGGCTGGAGGAGCTGCGCGCCGACATCCAGGCCGCCCACCCCGGGCACCCGGTCTCGATCCGGGCGCTCGACGTCAACGACCACGACCGGGTCTTCGAGGTCTTCGGCAGCTTCGCCGAGGAGCTCACCGCCGAGGGGCGGACCCTGGACCGGGTGATCGTCAACGCCGGCCTCGGCAAGGGCGCCCCGCTGGGCACCGGCCGGTTCGACGCCAACCGCGAGACCGCGATGACCAACTTCGTCGGCGCGCTCGCCCAGACCGAGGCGGCCATGGAGATCTTCCGGGCCCAGGAGCACGGGCACCTGGTGATGATCTCCAGCATCTCCGCGGTGCGCGGCATGCCCAAGTCCATGGCCACCTACGCCGCCACCAAGGCCGGGGTGGCGCACCTGGCGGAGGGCCTGCGGGCGGAGCTGCACGGGTCGGCCATCAAGGTCTCGGTCATCTACCCCGGCTACATCGCCTCGGAGATGAACCAGACGGGCCCGTCCGCCACCCCGCCGCCGCTGATGGCCTCGACCCGGCGCGGGGTCCGCTCGATGGTGCGGGCGATCGAGGCCGAACGCCCCTCCACCGCCGTCCCCCGGGTGCCCTGGGGGCCGATGTCGGTGCTGATCAAGCACGCGCCCCTGCCGCTCTTCCGCAAGCTCGTCTAG
- a CDS encoding ABC transporter ATP-binding protein — translation MSAEPIVRLHDVSRVHGSGAGEVHALRGVSFQVRPGELVAVMGPSGSGKSTLLSLAGGLDQPTSGTVSIEGVDLGSLNQAGRARIRRTSVGYVFQDFNLIPALTAEENVALPRELDGVRGRDAREAARAALAEVGVADLADRFPDDMSGGQQQRVAIARAIVGDRRLILADEPTGALDTDTGEQILRVLRDRCDAGAAGVLVTHEARHAAWADRVVFIRDGVVVDEAGADDPDDLLESSATGGL, via the coding sequence ATGAGCGCCGAACCGATCGTCCGACTTCACGACGTCAGCCGGGTCCACGGCTCCGGCGCGGGGGAGGTGCATGCGCTGCGCGGCGTCTCCTTCCAGGTCCGTCCCGGCGAGCTCGTCGCGGTGATGGGTCCCTCGGGCTCCGGGAAGTCCACCCTGCTCTCGCTTGCCGGTGGACTGGACCAGCCCACCTCGGGCACGGTGAGCATCGAGGGCGTCGACCTCGGGTCGCTCAACCAGGCCGGCCGCGCCCGGATCCGGCGTACGTCGGTGGGCTACGTCTTCCAGGACTTCAACCTGATCCCCGCGCTGACCGCGGAGGAGAACGTGGCACTGCCGCGCGAGCTGGACGGCGTACGTGGCCGGGACGCCCGGGAGGCCGCACGCGCCGCGCTGGCCGAGGTGGGGGTGGCCGATCTCGCCGACCGGTTCCCCGACGACATGTCGGGCGGGCAGCAGCAGCGGGTGGCCATCGCCCGCGCCATCGTGGGCGATCGGCGGCTGATCCTGGCCGACGAGCCCACCGGGGCCCTGGACACCGACACCGGCGAGCAGATCCTGAGGGTGCTCCGGGACCGTTGCGACGCCGGAGCGGCCGGGGTGCTGGTCACCCACGAGGCGCGGCACGCGGCCTGGGCGGACCGGGTGGTCTTCATCCGCGACGGGGTCGTGGTCGACGAGGCCGGCGCCGACGACCCCGACGACCTGCTCGAGTCCAGCGCTACCGGAGGACTGTGA
- a CDS encoding PadR family transcriptional regulator, whose product MSVRQAMLALLEQGPKYGYQLRAEFEQRTGSTWPLNIGQVYTTLARLERDGLVEADAADVQGHVVYRATPRGRDEAATWFTTPVPRDQPPPRDELAIKLAIAVTLPGVDVGQVIQQQRTATMTALQDYTRLKRSGRAARPTEPEDLAWSLVVDSLVFTCEAELRWLDHCEARLRRVAAERAAAPDQTTSAPTTSAPTTQAPSSRENR is encoded by the coding sequence ATGTCAGTGCGCCAAGCCATGCTGGCGCTGCTGGAGCAGGGGCCGAAGTACGGCTACCAGCTCCGTGCGGAGTTCGAGCAGCGGACCGGGTCCACCTGGCCGCTCAACATCGGGCAGGTCTACACGACCCTGGCCCGGCTGGAGCGGGACGGACTGGTGGAGGCGGACGCCGCCGACGTCCAGGGGCACGTGGTCTACCGCGCGACCCCCCGGGGCCGGGACGAGGCCGCGACCTGGTTCACCACGCCGGTGCCCCGCGACCAGCCGCCGCCGCGCGACGAGCTCGCGATCAAGCTGGCCATCGCGGTCACCCTGCCTGGCGTCGACGTGGGCCAGGTGATCCAGCAGCAGCGCACCGCCACCATGACCGCGCTCCAGGACTACACCCGGCTCAAGCGCTCCGGCCGGGCCGCCCGGCCGACCGAGCCCGAGGACCTGGCCTGGAGCCTCGTCGTGGACTCCCTGGTCTTCACCTGTGAGGCGGAGCTCCGCTGGCTGGACCACTGCGAGGCGCGGCTGCGGCGGGTCGCGGCGGAGCGAGCGGCCGCGCCTGATCAGACCACCTCGGCACCGACCACCTCGGCACCGACCACCCAGGCACCGTCCAGCAGGGAGAACCGATGA
- a CDS encoding ABC transporter ATP-binding protein: MTPPEPTAPRPAVAVADLHVRFGEVEAVTGVSLQAYAGQATALLGRNGAGKSTTMRVLAGVVPPTSGSVLVAGHDVARDALSVKRRVGYCPDVGGLVPRATPWEHLQLAARLRRMPEQGAEGWEPRAREMLERFELGDVAHRVTAGFSHGMGRRLSVILAAFHRPDVLLLDEPFDGVDPIGVEATFEVVADARARGACVLLSTHLRELAIGTCSSALVLRGGAQVADLDADELSGEAGASAYRALLD; encoded by the coding sequence GTGACCCCGCCCGAGCCCACAGCCCCCCGGCCAGCCGTCGCCGTCGCGGACCTGCACGTCAGGTTCGGCGAGGTGGAGGCGGTCACCGGCGTCTCGCTCCAGGCGTACGCCGGCCAGGCGACCGCGCTGCTCGGGCGCAACGGCGCCGGCAAGTCGACCACCATGCGGGTGCTGGCCGGCGTGGTGCCGCCCACCTCGGGCAGCGTGCTGGTGGCCGGTCACGACGTGGCCCGCGACGCGCTGTCGGTCAAGCGGCGAGTGGGCTACTGCCCAGACGTCGGGGGCCTGGTGCCCCGCGCCACGCCGTGGGAGCACCTGCAGCTCGCGGCCCGGCTGCGCCGGATGCCCGAGCAGGGTGCCGAGGGCTGGGAGCCGCGCGCCCGGGAGATGCTCGAGCGGTTCGAGCTCGGCGACGTGGCGCACCGGGTCACCGCCGGGTTCTCCCACGGCATGGGTCGCCGGCTCTCGGTCATCCTGGCCGCCTTCCACCGCCCCGACGTACTGCTGCTGGACGAGCCCTTCGACGGGGTCGACCCGATCGGCGTGGAGGCCACCTTCGAGGTGGTGGCCGACGCCCGCGCCCGGGGCGCCTGCGTGCTGCTCTCCACCCACCTGCGCGAGCTGGCCATCGGCACCTGCAGCTCCGCCCTGGTGCTGCGCGGTGGCGCCCAGGTGGCAGACCTCGACGCCGACGAGCTCTCCGGGGAGGCCGGGGCCAGTGCCTACCGCGCCCTCCTCGACTGA
- a CDS encoding histidine phosphatase family protein produces the protein MGQVLLVRHGQASWGAADYDVLSETGRRQAEVVGRALADLAPDVVVHGAMARQRDTAQLAAAAAGWSAPLVVDARWDEMDHLAMLDRQPAEHTGEPDRRQFQAWFEAATQRWTSGEHDDTYDESFPAFRERVLAGLAALTEAGTAVVFTSGGPVAAAATRLMEAGTATYVRLAPVVVNTSVTRIVSGRRGLSLVSFNEHQHVPRDLRTYR, from the coding sequence ATGGGGCAGGTGCTGCTGGTGCGCCACGGCCAGGCCTCCTGGGGGGCCGCGGACTACGACGTGCTGTCCGAGACCGGCCGCCGGCAGGCGGAGGTGGTCGGGCGTGCCCTGGCCGACCTGGCTCCCGACGTCGTGGTGCACGGCGCCATGGCCCGGCAGCGGGACACCGCCCAGCTCGCAGCCGCTGCCGCTGGGTGGTCGGCACCCCTGGTCGTCGACGCCCGGTGGGACGAGATGGACCACCTGGCGATGCTGGACCGGCAGCCGGCCGAGCACACCGGCGAGCCTGACCGCCGGCAGTTCCAGGCCTGGTTCGAGGCGGCCACCCAGCGGTGGACGTCGGGGGAGCACGACGACACCTACGACGAGTCGTTCCCGGCGTTCCGGGAGCGGGTGCTGGCCGGTCTGGCCGCCCTGACCGAGGCCGGGACGGCGGTGGTGTTCACCTCCGGAGGTCCGGTGGCGGCTGCGGCGACCCGCCTCATGGAGGCCGGCACCGCGACGTACGTCCGACTGGCGCCGGTGGTGGTCAACACCTCGGTCACCCGGATCGTGAGCGGGCGCCGTGGGCTGAGCCTGGTCTCGTTCAACGAGCACCAGCACGTGCCGCGCGACCTGCGGACCTATCGCTAG
- a CDS encoding 3-hydroxyacyl-CoA dehydrogenase NAD-binding domain-containing protein, with protein sequence MSTTHNDQTADQSAVHYERDADGIVTLTMDDPTSSANTMNEIYQRSMEAAVSRLYDEVDSVTGVVVTSAKKTFFAGGDLKMMAKATKDDAEAIFTGVEAIKATLRRLETYPRPVVAAVNGTALGGGLEIALATNRRIVVDDPKVKLGLPEATLGLLPGGGGVTRTVRMLGLQTALMEVLLQGPQFNPAAAKAKGLVDELVATREELVPAAKAWIAEHREDADAAKNPWDRPGYKMPGGSPKSPALAAFLPAFPALLRKQLKGADYPAQKAILAAAVEGANTDFDTASRIESRYLTTLVCGQNSTNMIQAFFFDLQAINSGSLRPQGVAPFKATKVGVLGAGMMGAGIAYVCARAGMQVVLKDVELANAEKGKAYSEKINAKAVSRGKLTQDKSDELLGRITPTADPADLAGCDLVIEAVFEDASLKAKVFAEVAPYVTGHERGDALLCSNTSTLPITELATGVDRPADFIGLHFFSPVDKMPLVEIIRGRETSDEALAKAYDVVQQIRKTPIVVNDSRGFYTSRVIGTQINEGLRMLAEGVHPMSLERAATQAGYPVGPLQISDELNLELMKKIRIANEEAWRAEGKDVSADPSTQVVEKMLEIGRPSKLKGAGFYDYDEAGRRTALWSGLAETFPPAEQQPPLADIMDRMLFIEALETAKCFEEEVLTSAAAANIGSIMGIGFPARTGGAAQFMTGYEGADGTIGLGAFLARAEELAATYGERFAPTPYLRELLAKGEGFPA encoded by the coding sequence ATGAGCACCACCCACAACGACCAGACGGCCGACCAGAGCGCCGTCCACTACGAGCGCGACGCCGACGGCATCGTCACCCTGACGATGGACGACCCCACGTCCAGCGCCAACACCATGAACGAGATCTACCAGCGGTCCATGGAGGCTGCGGTCTCCCGGCTGTACGACGAGGTGGACAGCGTCACCGGAGTCGTGGTGACCAGCGCCAAGAAGACCTTCTTCGCCGGCGGCGACCTGAAGATGATGGCGAAGGCGACCAAGGACGACGCCGAGGCGATCTTCACGGGCGTCGAGGCGATCAAGGCGACCCTGCGCCGGCTCGAGACCTACCCCCGCCCCGTGGTGGCCGCGGTCAACGGCACCGCCCTGGGCGGTGGCCTGGAGATCGCGCTGGCCACCAACAGGCGCATCGTCGTGGACGACCCCAAGGTCAAGCTCGGCCTGCCCGAGGCCACGCTGGGCCTGCTGCCCGGCGGCGGCGGCGTCACCCGCACCGTCCGGATGCTCGGCCTGCAGACCGCGCTGATGGAGGTGCTGCTCCAGGGGCCGCAGTTCAACCCCGCCGCGGCCAAGGCCAAGGGCCTGGTCGACGAGCTGGTCGCCACCCGCGAGGAGCTGGTGCCCGCGGCCAAGGCCTGGATCGCCGAGCACCGCGAGGACGCGGACGCCGCGAAGAACCCCTGGGACCGTCCCGGCTACAAGATGCCCGGCGGCAGCCCCAAGTCCCCGGCGCTGGCGGCGTTCCTGCCCGCCTTCCCGGCACTGCTGCGCAAGCAGCTCAAGGGCGCCGACTACCCCGCGCAGAAGGCGATCCTCGCCGCCGCCGTCGAGGGCGCCAACACCGACTTCGACACCGCCTCGCGGATCGAGTCGCGCTACCTGACCACCCTGGTCTGCGGGCAGAACTCCACGAACATGATCCAGGCGTTCTTCTTCGACCTGCAAGCGATCAACTCCGGCTCCCTGCGCCCGCAGGGGGTCGCGCCGTTCAAGGCGACCAAGGTCGGCGTCCTCGGCGCCGGGATGATGGGCGCCGGCATCGCCTACGTCTGCGCCCGCGCCGGCATGCAGGTGGTGCTCAAGGACGTCGAGCTGGCCAACGCCGAGAAGGGCAAGGCCTACTCGGAGAAGATCAACGCCAAGGCCGTCTCCCGCGGCAAGCTGACCCAGGACAAGAGCGACGAGCTGCTGGGCCGGATCACCCCCACCGCCGACCCGGCCGACCTGGCCGGCTGCGACCTGGTGATCGAGGCCGTCTTCGAGGACGCCTCCCTCAAGGCGAAGGTCTTCGCCGAGGTGGCGCCGTACGTCACCGGTCATGAGCGGGGCGACGCGCTGCTGTGCTCCAACACCTCCACCCTGCCGATCACGGAGCTGGCGACCGGCGTGGACCGCCCGGCCGACTTCATCGGGCTGCACTTCTTCAGCCCCGTCGACAAGATGCCGCTGGTGGAGATCATCCGTGGCCGCGAGACCTCCGACGAGGCGCTCGCGAAGGCGTACGACGTGGTGCAGCAGATCCGCAAGACCCCGATCGTGGTCAACGACAGTCGCGGGTTCTACACCTCCCGCGTCATCGGCACCCAGATCAACGAGGGCCTGCGGATGCTGGCCGAGGGTGTCCACCCGATGTCGCTGGAGCGTGCCGCGACCCAGGCCGGCTACCCGGTGGGTCCGCTGCAGATCAGCGACGAGCTCAACCTGGAGCTGATGAAGAAGATCCGGATCGCCAACGAGGAGGCGTGGCGTGCCGAGGGCAAGGACGTCTCCGCCGACCCCTCGACCCAGGTCGTGGAGAAGATGCTGGAGATCGGTCGCCCCTCGAAGCTGAAGGGCGCCGGCTTCTACGACTACGACGAGGCCGGCAGGCGGACCGCGCTGTGGTCCGGCCTGGCCGAGACCTTCCCGCCCGCCGAGCAGCAGCCGCCCCTGGCCGACATCATGGACCGGATGCTCTTCATCGAGGCGCTCGAGACCGCGAAGTGCTTCGAGGAGGAGGTGCTCACCTCGGCGGCGGCCGCCAACATCGGCTCCATCATGGGCATCGGCTTCCCGGCGCGCACCGGTGGCGCCGCGCAGTTCATGACCGGCTACGAGGGTGCTGACGGCACCATCGGCCTGGGTGCCTTCCTGGCCCGCGCCGAGGAGCTGGCCGCGACGTACGGCGAGCGGTTCGCGCCCACGCCGTACCTGCGCGAGCTCCTCGCCAAGGGCGAGGGCTTCCCCGCCTGA
- a CDS encoding acetyl-CoA C-acetyltransferase, producing the protein MAEAFVYDHIRTPRGKGKAAGSLHEVKPIDLAVGLLDAVRERNPGLDPARVDDVVLGVVSPLGEQGGDIAKTAAIAAGYPDTVAGVQLNRFCASGLEAVNQAASRVRGGFEDLILAGGVESMSHVPMGSDGGAWAQDPATALKTGFVPQGIGADLIATVEGWNRDDVDAYAAQSHHRAAKAWANGYFSGAVVPVRDANGLVVLDRDETIRPDTTAESLAGLKPSFAQIGADAGFDDVALEKYHWIERINHVHHAGNSSGIVDGAALMAIGSEQIGKDLGLTPRARIISTAVSGADPVIMLTGPAPAARKALAKAGLEVGDIDLFEINEAFAAVAMRFMRDMGISDEITNVNGGAIAMGHPLGATGAMILGTLIDELERRDQRRGLATLCVGGGMGIATIVELV; encoded by the coding sequence ATGGCAGAAGCATTCGTGTACGACCACATCCGCACCCCCCGCGGCAAGGGCAAGGCGGCCGGCAGCCTCCACGAGGTCAAGCCCATCGACCTCGCCGTGGGCCTGCTCGACGCCGTCCGGGAGCGCAACCCCGGGCTCGACCCGGCCCGCGTCGACGACGTCGTGCTCGGCGTGGTGTCCCCCCTCGGCGAGCAGGGCGGGGACATCGCCAAGACCGCGGCCATCGCCGCCGGCTACCCCGACACCGTCGCGGGCGTGCAGCTCAACCGCTTCTGCGCCTCGGGCCTGGAGGCGGTCAACCAGGCCGCCTCGCGGGTGCGCGGGGGGTTCGAGGACCTGATCCTGGCCGGTGGCGTGGAGTCGATGAGCCACGTCCCGATGGGCTCCGACGGCGGCGCCTGGGCCCAGGACCCCGCCACCGCGCTGAAGACCGGCTTCGTGCCCCAGGGCATCGGCGCCGACCTGATCGCCACCGTCGAGGGCTGGAACCGCGACGACGTGGACGCCTACGCCGCCCAGTCCCACCACCGCGCCGCCAAGGCGTGGGCCAACGGCTACTTCTCCGGTGCCGTGGTGCCGGTGCGCGACGCCAACGGCCTGGTCGTGCTGGACCGTGACGAGACCATCCGTCCCGACACCACCGCCGAGAGCCTCGCCGGCCTCAAGCCGTCGTTCGCCCAGATCGGCGCGGACGCCGGCTTCGACGACGTGGCGCTGGAGAAGTACCACTGGATCGAGCGGATCAACCACGTCCACCACGCCGGCAACTCGTCGGGGATCGTGGACGGCGCCGCGCTGATGGCGATCGGCAGCGAGCAGATCGGCAAGGACCTCGGCCTCACCCCGCGGGCCCGGATCATCTCCACCGCCGTCTCCGGCGCCGACCCGGTGATCATGCTGACCGGTCCCGCACCCGCCGCCCGCAAGGCGCTGGCCAAGGCCGGGCTCGAGGTCGGCGACATCGACCTGTTCGAGATCAACGAGGCGTTCGCCGCGGTCGCCATGCGCTTCATGCGCGACATGGGCATCAGCGACGAGATCACCAACGTCAACGGCGGCGCCATCGCCATGGGCCACCCGCTGGGTGCCACCGGCGCCATGATCCTCGGCACGCTCATCGACGAGCTCGAGCGGCGCGACCAGCGCCGCGGCCTCGCCACGCTCTGCGTCGGCGGCGGCATGGGCATCGCCACCATCGTCGAGCTCGTCTGA
- a CDS encoding DUF4282 domain-containing protein has protein sequence MSNYGNPPQDPYGQTNPYGAQPPGGPGETNPYTQGYGEPAGYPGGPQGPSRKGFFGSLFDFSFSSFITPMVVKLVYILSVIGLGLTWLFFTIAGFVSDSPAVGLLFLVVGAFMFLLYLCFIRMTLEFYVAIVRMSEDIHQRLR, from the coding sequence ATGTCCAACTACGGCAACCCGCCGCAGGACCCGTACGGCCAGACCAATCCCTACGGCGCCCAGCCCCCCGGGGGTCCCGGCGAGACCAACCCCTACACCCAGGGCTACGGCGAACCCGCCGGCTACCCCGGCGGCCCGCAGGGCCCGTCGCGCAAGGGGTTCTTCGGCAGCCTCTTCGACTTCTCCTTCAGCAGCTTCATCACGCCGATGGTCGTCAAGCTGGTCTACATCCTGTCGGTGATCGGCCTGGGCCTGACCTGGCTCTTCTTCACCATCGCCGGCTTCGTCTCCGACTCCCCCGCCGTGGGCCTGCTCTTCCTCGTGGTCGGCGCCTTCATGTTCCTGCTCTACCTGTGCTTCATCCGGATGACGCTGGAGTTCTACGTCGCGATCGTGCGGATGAGCGAGGACATCCACCAGCGGCTCCGCTGA